From Drosophila yakuba strain Tai18E2 chromosome 2L, Prin_Dyak_Tai18E2_2.1, whole genome shotgun sequence, one genomic window encodes:
- the LOC6527447 gene encoding polycomb protein Sfmbt isoform X1 translates to MNPAELRMMWMSSQYNSERITLEDAATLLGHPTVGLSVMEDLSAHQPTLDMNPMMSLMGGDFTGQAAAAAAALGVQPGTLIATNSNNLYGFAHMGGLQQQLLQQSAAAAVFQNYAEAMDNDVDNGMVGLAAHGGGLMGVGVGEPVVDDDDQVYGQRDNNYDDNGSELEPKQEIINIDDFVMMNEDNNSYDGTDFMTSSDKDISQSSSSCMTQMPGGLGVPGVEHDLLVPLPDGLLHHKLLGTTLAPAMGTLNGNAFGNIMVNSEAPCVSSSKQLQRTYSTAKGANSTATTASCSASTSSALRSQRKTRKIEPVNRPGLVLKTPIAYRGNIDPSVIPIQKDGMAVCKRCGAIGVKHTFYTKSRRFCSMACARGELYSLVLNTKMEGDQATTSSPDPGAGSESTDLPGDQQQSQSDIELDLHAAHIKNANYRFRITDQSKITQLNSFGEPMSLGGDAAANNVQMAADETIAALNGGAVGDAAAPGSNEEGASTPNSYLSAAPTPKALRLFKDIYPQDDLPQIPKYERLPVPCPQMEKIISIRRRMYDPTHSYDWLPRLSKENFNAAPVTCFPHAPGCEVWDNLGVGMKVEVENTDCDSIEVIQPGQTPTSFWVATILEIKGYKALMSYEGFDTDSHDFWVNLCNAEVHSVGWCATRGKPLIPPRTIEHKYKDWKDFLVGRLSGARTLPSNFYNKINDSLQSRFRLGLNLECVDKDRISQVRLATVTKIVGKRLFLRYFDSDDGFWCHEDSPIIHPVGWATTVGHNLAAPQDYLERMLAGREAMIEVHEDDATIELFKMNFTFDEYYSDGKTNSFVEGMKLEAVDPLNLSSICPATVMAVLKFGYMMIRIDSYQPDASGSDWFCYHEKSPCIFPAGFCSVNSISVTPPNGYDSRTFTWEGYLRDTGAVAAGQHLFHRIIPDHGFEVGMSLECADLMDPRLVCVATVARVVGRLLKVHFDGWTDEYDQWLDCESADIYPVGWCVLVNHKLEGPPRVAHQQAPKPVPKPKIQRKRKPKKGAVGGKTPNDNSTQSVKSRTIALKTTPHLPKLSIKLELKPEHHNAAFYENNQPEEEGDEEDPDADGDGDGDGSTSHISEQSTTQSSSDLIAGSGSGSGSTSLVTLATGSNKTVKKSTTKSPAPPTVGRKATSYIANSCATNNKYIPRLADIDSSEPHLELVPDTWNVYDVSQFLRVNDCTAHCDTFSRNKIDGKRLLQLTKDDIMPLLGMKVGPALKISDLIAQLKCKVNPGRARSHKTNKSPFL, encoded by the exons ATGAATCCAGCCGAGCTGCGCATGATGTGGATGAGCAGTCAGTACAATTCGGAGCGCATTACACTGGAGGATGCGGCCACTCTGTTGGGTCATCCCACTGTTGGACTCTCTGTCATGGAGGATCTCTCCGCCCATCAGCCAACATTG GACATGAATCCGATGATGAGCCTAATGGGGGGAGATTTCACTGGTcaagcggcggcggcagctgcggCATTGGGTGTACAACCGGGCACCCTGATTGCCACCAACTCGAACAACCTGTACGGATTTGCCCACATGGGCggcctgcagcagcaactgctcCAGCAgtcggcggcagcggcagttTTCCAGAACTATGCGGAGGCAATGGATAACGATGTGGACAACGGCATGGTTGGCCTGGCTGCGCACGGCGGTGGTCTAATGGGCGTGGGTGTGGGCGAACCGGTTGTGGACGATGACGATCAAGTGTACGGTCAGAGGGACAATAACTATGATGATAATGGATCAGAGCTGGAGCCCAAGCAGGAGATTATCAACATCGACGACTTTGTGATGATGAACGAGGACAATAATTCGTACGATGGCACCGACTTCATGACCTCCTCCGATAAAGACATTTCGCAGTCCTCGTCCTCCTGCATGACACAGATGCCCGGAGGCTTAGGGGTCCCTGGAGTCGAGCACGATCTTTTGGTTCCACTACCTGATGGCCTGCTGCACCACAAGCTCCTGGGCACAACCCTGGCACCTGCGATGGGTACGCTTAATGGCAATGCCTTTGGCAACATAATGGTCAACTCTGAAGCACCATGCGTGAGCTCCAGCAAGCAATTGCAGCGCACCTACAGTACGGCCAAGGGAGCCAACTCCACCGCAACCACCGCCAGCTGCAGTGCCTCCACGTCCTCCGCATTGCGATCGCAACGCAAGACGCGCAAGATCGAACCCGTAAACAGGCCAGGACTGGTGCTGAAGACACCCATCGCCTACAGGGGAAACATTGACCCATCGGTGATCCCCATACAGAAAGATGGCATGG CCGTCTGTAAACGTTGCGGAGCCATTGGAGTGAAGCACACATTCTACACAAAATCGCGACGTTTTTGCAGCATGGCCTGTGCCCGAGGCGAACTCTATTCGTTGGTACTTAATACTAAGATGGAGGGAGACCAAGCAACCACTAGTTCCCCAGATCCTGGAGCGGGTTCAGAGTCAACCGATTTGCCTGGCGATCAGCAACAGTCGCAGTCGGATATTGAGCTGGATCTGCATGCGGCGCATATTAAGAATGCCAATTACCGTTTTCGCATTACGGATCAATCGAAGATTACCCAGTTGAATAGCTTCGGCGAACCCATGTCTCTAGGCGGCGATGCAGCTGCCAATAATGTACAAATGGCAGCAGATGAAACAATTGCTGCGTTGAACGGCGGAGCTGTGGGAGATGCCGCAGCTCCGGGAAGCAACGAGGAGGGAGCATCCACACCCAATTCTTATCTGAGCGCAGCTCCCACGCCAAAGGCCTTGCGACTTTTTAAGGACATCTATCCACAGGATGATCTGCCGCAAATTCCCAAATACGAGCGTCTTCCGGTACCGTGTCCGCAAATGGAGAAGATAATCAGCATTCGGCGGCGAATGTACGATCCCACACACTCCTACGACTGGTTGCCCCGCCTTAGCAAGGAGAACTTTAATGCGGCACCTGTCACCTGTTTTCCTCATGCACCCGGTTGCGAGGTATGGGACAATTTGGGTGTGGGCATGAAGGTTGAAGTGGAAAATACAGATTGCGATAGCATCGAAGTGATCCAACCGGGTCAGACTCCTACCTCGTTTTGGGTGGCCACCATCCTGGAAATCAAGGGCTATAAGGCTTTAATGAGCTACGAGGGTTTTGATACGGACTCGCACGACTTCTGGGTGAACCTCTGCAACGCCGAGGTGCATTCGGTGGGTTGGTGTGCCACCCGGGGCAAGCCACTTATCCCGCCCCGCACCATCGAGCACAAGTACAAGGACTGGAAGGACTTCCTGGTTGGAAGGTTATCCGGAGCCCGCACCCTTCCCTCCAACTTTTACAACAAAATCAACGACAGCCTCCAGTCGCGCTTCCGCCTTGGCCTGAATCTCGAGTGCGTGGACAAAGATCGCATTTCGCAGGTGCGCCTGGCCACCGTCACCAAGATCGTGGGAAAGCGTCTCTTCCTGCGGTACTTCGATTCCGACGATGGCTTTTGGTGTCACGAGGACTCGCCCATCATCCATCCAGTCGGCTGGGCAACCACAGTTGGCCATAATCTGGCTGCCCCGCAGGATTACTTGGAGCGCATGTTGG CTGGTCGCGAAGCCATGATCGAGGTTCATGAGGACGACGCCACAATCGAGCTGTTCAAGATGAACTTCACCTTCGACGAATACTACAGTGACGGCAAAACCAATAGCTTTGTGGAGGGCATGAAGCTGGAAGCGGTGGATCCTCTTAATCTATCATCCATTTGCCCGGCTACAGTGATGGCGGTTCTAAAGTTCGGGTACATGATGATACGCATTGACTCCTATCAACCGGATGCCTCAGGGTCGGATTG GTTCTGTTACCATGAAAAAAGTCCGTGCATCTTTCCGGCTGGATTCTGTTCCGTCAACAGCATTTCGGTTACCCCACCGAACGGCTACGACTCTCGTACATTCACCTGGGAGGGTTATCTGCGGGACACGGGAGCCGTGGCCGCTGGCCAGCATCTATTTCATCGGATTATTCCTGACCATGGATTCGAGGTGGGTATGAGTCTGGAGTGTGCAGATCTCATGGATCCCCGCCTCGTCTGCGTGGCCACGGTGGCGCGAGTTGTGGGTCGACTActcaaagtgcattttgacGGGTGGACGGATGAGTATGACCAGTGGTTGGATTGCGAATCGGCCGACATATATCCAGTTGGATGGTGCGTACTTGTGAACCACAAGCTCGAAGGCCCACCGAGGGTTGCACATCAGCAGGCCCCGAAACCGGTACCAAAGCCCAAGATACAGCGAAAACGAAAGCCCAAGAAAGGAGCTGTCGGAGGCAAAACTCCAAACGACAATAGCACACAGTCGG TCAAATCCCGTACTATTGCGCTCAAGACCACGCCACACTTACCCAAGCTGAGCATCAAGCTGGAGCTAAAGCCGGAGCATCACAATGCTGCCTTTTACGAGAACAATCAGCCCGAGGAGGAGGGCGACGAGGAGGATCCCGATGCGGACGGCGATGGCGACGGCGACGGAAGCACCAGCCACATCTCCGAGCAGTCCACCACACAGTCCTCCAGTGATCTGATCGCAGGATCAGGCAGCGGAAGTGGCTCCACCTCACTGGTAACTCTCGCCACGGGCAGTAACAAAACGGTAAAGAAATCTACTACTAAATCTCCTGCGCCACCAACTGTGGGCCGCAAAGCCACTAGCTACATTGCG AACTCCTGTGCGACGAATAATAAGTACATTCCTCGTCTGGCCGACATCGATTCGAGTGAACCCCACTTGGAGCTGGTCCCGGATACATGGAACGTGTACGACGTATCCCAGTTCTTGCGGGTTAACGATTGCACAGCCCACTGTGACACCTTCAGCCGAAACAAAATCGACGGAAAGCGACTCCTGCAGCTGACCAAGGACGATATCATGCCACTTTTGGGCATGAAGGTGGGACCAGCTTTGAAAATCTCCGACCTTATTGCACAGCTTAAGTGCAAGGTTAACCCGGGCAGAGCCAGATCCCACAAGACCAACAAATCTCCGTTTTTATAG
- the LOC6527447 gene encoding polycomb protein Sfmbt isoform X2, whose product MNPAELRMMWMSSQYNSERITLEDAATLLGHPTVGLSVMEDLSAHQPTLDMNPMMSLMGGDFTGQAAAAAAALGVQPGTLIATNSNNLYGFAHMGGLQQQLLQQSAAAAVFQNYAEAMDNDVDNGMVGLAAHGGGLMGVGVGEPVVDDDDQVYGQRDNNYDDNGSELEPKQEIINIDDFVMMNEDNNSYDGTDFMTSSDKDISQSSSSCMTQMPGGLGVPGVEHDLLVPLPDGLLHHKLLGTTLAPAMGTLNGNAFGNIMVNSEAPCVSSSKQLQRTYSTAKGANSTATTASCSASTSSALRSQRKTRKIEPVNRPGLVLKTPIAYRGNIDPSVIPIQKDGMAVCKRCGAIGVKHTFYTKSRRFCSMACARGELYSLVLNTKMEGDQATTSSPDPGAGSESTDLPGDQQQSQSDIELDLHAAHIKNANYRFRITDQSKITQLNSFGEPMSLGGDAAANNVQMAADETIAALNGGAVGDAAAPGSNEEGASTPNSYLSAAPTPKALRLFKDIYPQDDLPQIPKYERLPVPCPQMEKIISIRRRMYDPTHSYDWLPRLSKENFNAAPVTCFPHAPGCEVWDNLGVGMKVEVENTDCDSIEVIQPGQTPTSFWVATILEIKGYKALMSYEGFDTDSHDFWVNLCNAEVHSVGWCATRGKPLIPPRTIEHKYKDWKDFLVGRLSGARTLPSNFYNKINDSLQSRFRLGLNLECVDKDRISQVRLATVTKIVGKRLFLRYFDSDDGFWCHEDSPIIHPVGWATTVGHNLAAPQDYLERMLAGREAMIEVHEDDATIELFKMNFTFDEYYSDGKTNSFVEGMKLEAVDPLNLSSICPATVMAVLKFGYMMIRIDSYQPDASGSDWFCYHEKSPCIFPAGFCSVNSISVTPPNGYDSRTFTWEGYLRDTGAVAAGQHLFHRIIPDHGFEVGMSLECADLMDPRLVCVATVARVVGRLLKVHFDGWTDEYDQWLDCESADIYPVGWCVLVNHKLEGPPRVAHQQAPKPVPKPKIQRKRKPKKGAVGGKTPNDNSTQSVKSRTIALKTTPHLPKLSIKLELKPEHHNAAFYENNQPEEEGDEEDPDADGDGDGDGSTSHISEQSTTQSSSDLIAGSGSGSGSTSLVTLATGSNKTNSCATNNKYIPRLADIDSSEPHLELVPDTWNVYDVSQFLRVNDCTAHCDTFSRNKIDGKRLLQLTKDDIMPLLGMKVGPALKISDLIAQLKCKVNPGRARSHKTNKSPFL is encoded by the exons ATGAATCCAGCCGAGCTGCGCATGATGTGGATGAGCAGTCAGTACAATTCGGAGCGCATTACACTGGAGGATGCGGCCACTCTGTTGGGTCATCCCACTGTTGGACTCTCTGTCATGGAGGATCTCTCCGCCCATCAGCCAACATTG GACATGAATCCGATGATGAGCCTAATGGGGGGAGATTTCACTGGTcaagcggcggcggcagctgcggCATTGGGTGTACAACCGGGCACCCTGATTGCCACCAACTCGAACAACCTGTACGGATTTGCCCACATGGGCggcctgcagcagcaactgctcCAGCAgtcggcggcagcggcagttTTCCAGAACTATGCGGAGGCAATGGATAACGATGTGGACAACGGCATGGTTGGCCTGGCTGCGCACGGCGGTGGTCTAATGGGCGTGGGTGTGGGCGAACCGGTTGTGGACGATGACGATCAAGTGTACGGTCAGAGGGACAATAACTATGATGATAATGGATCAGAGCTGGAGCCCAAGCAGGAGATTATCAACATCGACGACTTTGTGATGATGAACGAGGACAATAATTCGTACGATGGCACCGACTTCATGACCTCCTCCGATAAAGACATTTCGCAGTCCTCGTCCTCCTGCATGACACAGATGCCCGGAGGCTTAGGGGTCCCTGGAGTCGAGCACGATCTTTTGGTTCCACTACCTGATGGCCTGCTGCACCACAAGCTCCTGGGCACAACCCTGGCACCTGCGATGGGTACGCTTAATGGCAATGCCTTTGGCAACATAATGGTCAACTCTGAAGCACCATGCGTGAGCTCCAGCAAGCAATTGCAGCGCACCTACAGTACGGCCAAGGGAGCCAACTCCACCGCAACCACCGCCAGCTGCAGTGCCTCCACGTCCTCCGCATTGCGATCGCAACGCAAGACGCGCAAGATCGAACCCGTAAACAGGCCAGGACTGGTGCTGAAGACACCCATCGCCTACAGGGGAAACATTGACCCATCGGTGATCCCCATACAGAAAGATGGCATGG CCGTCTGTAAACGTTGCGGAGCCATTGGAGTGAAGCACACATTCTACACAAAATCGCGACGTTTTTGCAGCATGGCCTGTGCCCGAGGCGAACTCTATTCGTTGGTACTTAATACTAAGATGGAGGGAGACCAAGCAACCACTAGTTCCCCAGATCCTGGAGCGGGTTCAGAGTCAACCGATTTGCCTGGCGATCAGCAACAGTCGCAGTCGGATATTGAGCTGGATCTGCATGCGGCGCATATTAAGAATGCCAATTACCGTTTTCGCATTACGGATCAATCGAAGATTACCCAGTTGAATAGCTTCGGCGAACCCATGTCTCTAGGCGGCGATGCAGCTGCCAATAATGTACAAATGGCAGCAGATGAAACAATTGCTGCGTTGAACGGCGGAGCTGTGGGAGATGCCGCAGCTCCGGGAAGCAACGAGGAGGGAGCATCCACACCCAATTCTTATCTGAGCGCAGCTCCCACGCCAAAGGCCTTGCGACTTTTTAAGGACATCTATCCACAGGATGATCTGCCGCAAATTCCCAAATACGAGCGTCTTCCGGTACCGTGTCCGCAAATGGAGAAGATAATCAGCATTCGGCGGCGAATGTACGATCCCACACACTCCTACGACTGGTTGCCCCGCCTTAGCAAGGAGAACTTTAATGCGGCACCTGTCACCTGTTTTCCTCATGCACCCGGTTGCGAGGTATGGGACAATTTGGGTGTGGGCATGAAGGTTGAAGTGGAAAATACAGATTGCGATAGCATCGAAGTGATCCAACCGGGTCAGACTCCTACCTCGTTTTGGGTGGCCACCATCCTGGAAATCAAGGGCTATAAGGCTTTAATGAGCTACGAGGGTTTTGATACGGACTCGCACGACTTCTGGGTGAACCTCTGCAACGCCGAGGTGCATTCGGTGGGTTGGTGTGCCACCCGGGGCAAGCCACTTATCCCGCCCCGCACCATCGAGCACAAGTACAAGGACTGGAAGGACTTCCTGGTTGGAAGGTTATCCGGAGCCCGCACCCTTCCCTCCAACTTTTACAACAAAATCAACGACAGCCTCCAGTCGCGCTTCCGCCTTGGCCTGAATCTCGAGTGCGTGGACAAAGATCGCATTTCGCAGGTGCGCCTGGCCACCGTCACCAAGATCGTGGGAAAGCGTCTCTTCCTGCGGTACTTCGATTCCGACGATGGCTTTTGGTGTCACGAGGACTCGCCCATCATCCATCCAGTCGGCTGGGCAACCACAGTTGGCCATAATCTGGCTGCCCCGCAGGATTACTTGGAGCGCATGTTGG CTGGTCGCGAAGCCATGATCGAGGTTCATGAGGACGACGCCACAATCGAGCTGTTCAAGATGAACTTCACCTTCGACGAATACTACAGTGACGGCAAAACCAATAGCTTTGTGGAGGGCATGAAGCTGGAAGCGGTGGATCCTCTTAATCTATCATCCATTTGCCCGGCTACAGTGATGGCGGTTCTAAAGTTCGGGTACATGATGATACGCATTGACTCCTATCAACCGGATGCCTCAGGGTCGGATTG GTTCTGTTACCATGAAAAAAGTCCGTGCATCTTTCCGGCTGGATTCTGTTCCGTCAACAGCATTTCGGTTACCCCACCGAACGGCTACGACTCTCGTACATTCACCTGGGAGGGTTATCTGCGGGACACGGGAGCCGTGGCCGCTGGCCAGCATCTATTTCATCGGATTATTCCTGACCATGGATTCGAGGTGGGTATGAGTCTGGAGTGTGCAGATCTCATGGATCCCCGCCTCGTCTGCGTGGCCACGGTGGCGCGAGTTGTGGGTCGACTActcaaagtgcattttgacGGGTGGACGGATGAGTATGACCAGTGGTTGGATTGCGAATCGGCCGACATATATCCAGTTGGATGGTGCGTACTTGTGAACCACAAGCTCGAAGGCCCACCGAGGGTTGCACATCAGCAGGCCCCGAAACCGGTACCAAAGCCCAAGATACAGCGAAAACGAAAGCCCAAGAAAGGAGCTGTCGGAGGCAAAACTCCAAACGACAATAGCACACAGTCGG TCAAATCCCGTACTATTGCGCTCAAGACCACGCCACACTTACCCAAGCTGAGCATCAAGCTGGAGCTAAAGCCGGAGCATCACAATGCTGCCTTTTACGAGAACAATCAGCCCGAGGAGGAGGGCGACGAGGAGGATCCCGATGCGGACGGCGATGGCGACGGCGACGGAAGCACCAGCCACATCTCCGAGCAGTCCACCACACAGTCCTCCAGTGATCTGATCGCAGGATCAGGCAGCGGAAGTGGCTCCACCTCACTGGTAACTCTCGCCACGGGCAGTAACAAAACG AACTCCTGTGCGACGAATAATAAGTACATTCCTCGTCTGGCCGACATCGATTCGAGTGAACCCCACTTGGAGCTGGTCCCGGATACATGGAACGTGTACGACGTATCCCAGTTCTTGCGGGTTAACGATTGCACAGCCCACTGTGACACCTTCAGCCGAAACAAAATCGACGGAAAGCGACTCCTGCAGCTGACCAAGGACGATATCATGCCACTTTTGGGCATGAAGGTGGGACCAGCTTTGAAAATCTCCGACCTTATTGCACAGCTTAAGTGCAAGGTTAACCCGGGCAGAGCCAGATCCCACAAGACCAACAAATCTCCGTTTTTATAG
- the LOC6527447 gene encoding polycomb protein Sfmbt isoform X3: MACARGELYSLVLNTKMEGDQATTSSPDPGAGSESTDLPGDQQQSQSDIELDLHAAHIKNANYRFRITDQSKITQLNSFGEPMSLGGDAAANNVQMAADETIAALNGGAVGDAAAPGSNEEGASTPNSYLSAAPTPKALRLFKDIYPQDDLPQIPKYERLPVPCPQMEKIISIRRRMYDPTHSYDWLPRLSKENFNAAPVTCFPHAPGCEVWDNLGVGMKVEVENTDCDSIEVIQPGQTPTSFWVATILEIKGYKALMSYEGFDTDSHDFWVNLCNAEVHSVGWCATRGKPLIPPRTIEHKYKDWKDFLVGRLSGARTLPSNFYNKINDSLQSRFRLGLNLECVDKDRISQVRLATVTKIVGKRLFLRYFDSDDGFWCHEDSPIIHPVGWATTVGHNLAAPQDYLERMLAGREAMIEVHEDDATIELFKMNFTFDEYYSDGKTNSFVEGMKLEAVDPLNLSSICPATVMAVLKFGYMMIRIDSYQPDASGSDWFCYHEKSPCIFPAGFCSVNSISVTPPNGYDSRTFTWEGYLRDTGAVAAGQHLFHRIIPDHGFEVGMSLECADLMDPRLVCVATVARVVGRLLKVHFDGWTDEYDQWLDCESADIYPVGWCVLVNHKLEGPPRVAHQQAPKPVPKPKIQRKRKPKKGAVGGKTPNDNSTQSVKSRTIALKTTPHLPKLSIKLELKPEHHNAAFYENNQPEEEGDEEDPDADGDGDGDGSTSHISEQSTTQSSSDLIAGSGSGSGSTSLVTLATGSNKTVKKSTTKSPAPPTVGRKATSYIANSCATNNKYIPRLADIDSSEPHLELVPDTWNVYDVSQFLRVNDCTAHCDTFSRNKIDGKRLLQLTKDDIMPLLGMKVGPALKISDLIAQLKCKVNPGRARSHKTNKSPFL; the protein is encoded by the exons ATGGCCTGTGCCCGAGGCGAACTCTATTCGTTGGTACTTAATACTAAGATGGAGGGAGACCAAGCAACCACTAGTTCCCCAGATCCTGGAGCGGGTTCAGAGTCAACCGATTTGCCTGGCGATCAGCAACAGTCGCAGTCGGATATTGAGCTGGATCTGCATGCGGCGCATATTAAGAATGCCAATTACCGTTTTCGCATTACGGATCAATCGAAGATTACCCAGTTGAATAGCTTCGGCGAACCCATGTCTCTAGGCGGCGATGCAGCTGCCAATAATGTACAAATGGCAGCAGATGAAACAATTGCTGCGTTGAACGGCGGAGCTGTGGGAGATGCCGCAGCTCCGGGAAGCAACGAGGAGGGAGCATCCACACCCAATTCTTATCTGAGCGCAGCTCCCACGCCAAAGGCCTTGCGACTTTTTAAGGACATCTATCCACAGGATGATCTGCCGCAAATTCCCAAATACGAGCGTCTTCCGGTACCGTGTCCGCAAATGGAGAAGATAATCAGCATTCGGCGGCGAATGTACGATCCCACACACTCCTACGACTGGTTGCCCCGCCTTAGCAAGGAGAACTTTAATGCGGCACCTGTCACCTGTTTTCCTCATGCACCCGGTTGCGAGGTATGGGACAATTTGGGTGTGGGCATGAAGGTTGAAGTGGAAAATACAGATTGCGATAGCATCGAAGTGATCCAACCGGGTCAGACTCCTACCTCGTTTTGGGTGGCCACCATCCTGGAAATCAAGGGCTATAAGGCTTTAATGAGCTACGAGGGTTTTGATACGGACTCGCACGACTTCTGGGTGAACCTCTGCAACGCCGAGGTGCATTCGGTGGGTTGGTGTGCCACCCGGGGCAAGCCACTTATCCCGCCCCGCACCATCGAGCACAAGTACAAGGACTGGAAGGACTTCCTGGTTGGAAGGTTATCCGGAGCCCGCACCCTTCCCTCCAACTTTTACAACAAAATCAACGACAGCCTCCAGTCGCGCTTCCGCCTTGGCCTGAATCTCGAGTGCGTGGACAAAGATCGCATTTCGCAGGTGCGCCTGGCCACCGTCACCAAGATCGTGGGAAAGCGTCTCTTCCTGCGGTACTTCGATTCCGACGATGGCTTTTGGTGTCACGAGGACTCGCCCATCATCCATCCAGTCGGCTGGGCAACCACAGTTGGCCATAATCTGGCTGCCCCGCAGGATTACTTGGAGCGCATGTTGG CTGGTCGCGAAGCCATGATCGAGGTTCATGAGGACGACGCCACAATCGAGCTGTTCAAGATGAACTTCACCTTCGACGAATACTACAGTGACGGCAAAACCAATAGCTTTGTGGAGGGCATGAAGCTGGAAGCGGTGGATCCTCTTAATCTATCATCCATTTGCCCGGCTACAGTGATGGCGGTTCTAAAGTTCGGGTACATGATGATACGCATTGACTCCTATCAACCGGATGCCTCAGGGTCGGATTG GTTCTGTTACCATGAAAAAAGTCCGTGCATCTTTCCGGCTGGATTCTGTTCCGTCAACAGCATTTCGGTTACCCCACCGAACGGCTACGACTCTCGTACATTCACCTGGGAGGGTTATCTGCGGGACACGGGAGCCGTGGCCGCTGGCCAGCATCTATTTCATCGGATTATTCCTGACCATGGATTCGAGGTGGGTATGAGTCTGGAGTGTGCAGATCTCATGGATCCCCGCCTCGTCTGCGTGGCCACGGTGGCGCGAGTTGTGGGTCGACTActcaaagtgcattttgacGGGTGGACGGATGAGTATGACCAGTGGTTGGATTGCGAATCGGCCGACATATATCCAGTTGGATGGTGCGTACTTGTGAACCACAAGCTCGAAGGCCCACCGAGGGTTGCACATCAGCAGGCCCCGAAACCGGTACCAAAGCCCAAGATACAGCGAAAACGAAAGCCCAAGAAAGGAGCTGTCGGAGGCAAAACTCCAAACGACAATAGCACACAGTCGG TCAAATCCCGTACTATTGCGCTCAAGACCACGCCACACTTACCCAAGCTGAGCATCAAGCTGGAGCTAAAGCCGGAGCATCACAATGCTGCCTTTTACGAGAACAATCAGCCCGAGGAGGAGGGCGACGAGGAGGATCCCGATGCGGACGGCGATGGCGACGGCGACGGAAGCACCAGCCACATCTCCGAGCAGTCCACCACACAGTCCTCCAGTGATCTGATCGCAGGATCAGGCAGCGGAAGTGGCTCCACCTCACTGGTAACTCTCGCCACGGGCAGTAACAAAACGGTAAAGAAATCTACTACTAAATCTCCTGCGCCACCAACTGTGGGCCGCAAAGCCACTAGCTACATTGCG AACTCCTGTGCGACGAATAATAAGTACATTCCTCGTCTGGCCGACATCGATTCGAGTGAACCCCACTTGGAGCTGGTCCCGGATACATGGAACGTGTACGACGTATCCCAGTTCTTGCGGGTTAACGATTGCACAGCCCACTGTGACACCTTCAGCCGAAACAAAATCGACGGAAAGCGACTCCTGCAGCTGACCAAGGACGATATCATGCCACTTTTGGGCATGAAGGTGGGACCAGCTTTGAAAATCTCCGACCTTATTGCACAGCTTAAGTGCAAGGTTAACCCGGGCAGAGCCAGATCCCACAAGACCAACAAATCTCCGTTTTTATAG